In Pirellulales bacterium, the genomic stretch AGAAGTAACCAAGGCGACGGATTAATTCAGGAGGACCTAGTGGCAGTCAGAATTCGCATGAAGAAGATGGGGCGGAAGCATCGGCCGTTCTTCCGCATTTGCGCGGTCGACTCGCGCAGCCCGCGCGACGGCAAAGTCATTGAAGAATTGGGGACTTATGATCCGCTCGTGCCGGATGTGGACGCCCGCGTGCTATTAAATCCGGAGCGGGTTTCGTACTGGCTATCCGTCGGTGCCAAGCCAAGCGTCAACGTCAACGTATTCATTAAGAAATACGGCCCGGAAGGCACGCACCTGGAAGTGCAGACGGCCGCCCGCGAACGGTTGGCGCTGCCGAAGCAGGTACCTCCTGCGCCGGAACCTGTCTTCGTTTACTCGCCAAAGTCCGCCGAAGAGCCGAGGGCAGAAGCGACGAGCGAAGAGCCAGCAGCCGCCGAAGCTACCACGGAGCCGGCAGCGACTGAAGCCGCTTCGGAATAGTATTTAGGCGCGACCACATCGCCACGATACAGAGACCGCGACACTTTACACCGCAATGATGATGTGCCATGCGTTTCGACGTGCTGACCCTATTTCCGGAGATGTTTCCGGGCTATCTGGGCCAAAGCTTGTTGAATCTTGCGATCCAGCGAGGGCTGGTCGACGTGCGGCTGCACAACATTCGCGATTGGACGCATGACCGCCATAAAACGGTCGACGATCGGCCGTTCGGCGGTGGGCCAGGCATGGTGCTGAAGGTTGAACCTGTAGTGGAATGTGTCGAGGCCGTGCAAGCCCAGGCCGAAGAGGCAGGGCACGTGATCATGCTGACGCCGCAAGGCCGCCGGCTCGATCAAAGCGTTGTTGAGGAGTTGGCCGCCAAGCGGCGGTTGCTGCTATTGTGCGGCCGGTACGAGGGTTTTGACGAACGGGTGCGACAGATCCTCGCCCCCGACGAGGTTTCGATCGGTGATTTCGTGCTCAACGGCGGCGAGGTCGGGGCAATGGTGCTTATCGACACCGTGATTCGGCTGGTGCCAGGTGTGCTGGGAGACGAGGAGAGCAATCAACAAGATTCATTTACCGGGAAGCAACGACTTTTAGAGTTTTCGCAGTACACGCGTCCGCGCGAATTTCGCGGGTATGAAGTGCCAGAGATTCTGCTCAGCGGCGACCACCAGGCCATCGCTCGCTGGCGCGATCAACAACGTATCGAGCGGACAAATCATCGCAGAGCCGCAGCCACACGATCGCCCGGCCCCGTAGCCGATCCGATCACCACTACACAGGATACCTCGCCGAGCACCCGGTAAAACGAACCAAGCCCGGGCAATGAATTCAGTCTGCCCAGGTCAAGCGCCGCGCTCGGCATAAAGAAATACCTTAGAAAGGACCATTAAAAATGAGCCAACAATTACTCGCCAAGGTGGAAAAAAGCAGTCTTCGTGAACAAGTCCCCGAGTTTCAGATCGGCGATACCGTGGACGTACACACGCGAATTCTGGAAGGCGACAAAGAGCGTATCCAGATCTTCAATGGCGTAGTTATCGCCCGTAGTGGATCCGGCACACGCGCAATGTTCGTCGTACGTCGCATCGTGCAGGGGGAAGGGGTTGAGCGGAAGTTCCCGCTGCACTCCCCGCGGATCGCCAAGGTCGAAGTTAAGCGATCCGGCATTGTGCGTCGTGCCAAGCTGTACTTCCTCCGCGATCGCATCGGCAAGGCCGTGCGCCTGCGTGAGCGGCGTGGAGCGAAGCAGGATAGCGCGGAATAACTTCCGCATCGTCAATCGGCACAAGGAAGCCCGCGACGTCTTTGGCGGCCCTTCAATGCGACGTCGGGCAGTAACGCGCGATATCGTTGGTTACACGCGGCCAGTTCGTTCGCTCGTCAGCCGAAACTTGGGCAACGATTTCCTCATGGATTCCGTTCATTCACGCGGCGGGCAGCATGCGTTTTCTGAACTTTCTCCGACGCTTCATGGCCGTGAGAACTCTTGGGCAGCGGGGCGAGGACGCCGCAGCGAGATTCCTGCGCCGTCGCGGCTATAAAATTGTGGCACGTGGCGACCGCGCGGTCTTGGGAGAATTGGACTTGGTCGCGGTTGACGGTCGCACGATCGTCTTCGTGGAAGTGAAGACCCGTGAGTCCCACGACAAGGGGCACCCGGCTGATGCCGTTGACCGGGAAAAACAACGCCGGCTCAGCCGTTTGGCCGTGGCGTACCTGCGCCGCCACGATCTATTGGAGCAGCAAGCACGGTTCGACGTTGTCGCCGTTACTTGGTCACGCCACGCTCGCCGGCCGGTGATCGAACATTTCCAGCACGCCTTCGAGGCCACGGGCTGGAGCGGGATGTT encodes the following:
- a CDS encoding YraN family protein; protein product: MRFLNFLRRFMAVRTLGQRGEDAAARFLRRRGYKIVARGDRAVLGELDLVAVDGRTIVFVEVKTRESHDKGHPADAVDREKQRRLSRLAVAYLRRHDLLEQQARFDVVAVTWSRHARRPVIEHFQHAFEATGWSGMFS
- the rplS gene encoding 50S ribosomal protein L19, coding for MSQQLLAKVEKSSLREQVPEFQIGDTVDVHTRILEGDKERIQIFNGVVIARSGSGTRAMFVVRRIVQGEGVERKFPLHSPRIAKVEVKRSGIVRRAKLYFLRDRIGKAVRLRERRGAKQDSAE
- the rpsP gene encoding 30S ribosomal protein S16, yielding MAVRIRMKKMGRKHRPFFRICAVDSRSPRDGKVIEELGTYDPLVPDVDARVLLNPERVSYWLSVGAKPSVNVNVFIKKYGPEGTHLEVQTAARERLALPKQVPPAPEPVFVYSPKSAEEPRAEATSEEPAAAEATTEPAATEAASE
- the trmD gene encoding tRNA (guanosine(37)-N1)-methyltransferase TrmD — its product is MRFDVLTLFPEMFPGYLGQSLLNLAIQRGLVDVRLHNIRDWTHDRHKTVDDRPFGGGPGMVLKVEPVVECVEAVQAQAEEAGHVIMLTPQGRRLDQSVVEELAAKRRLLLLCGRYEGFDERVRQILAPDEVSIGDFVLNGGEVGAMVLIDTVIRLVPGVLGDEESNQQDSFTGKQRLLEFSQYTRPREFRGYEVPEILLSGDHQAIARWRDQQRIERTNHRRAAATRSPGPVADPITTTQDTSPSTR